One genomic segment of Myxococcales bacterium includes these proteins:
- a CDS encoding TetR/AcrR family transcriptional regulator, which produces MAVSRRSSEVRQVELTDAALQIIATQGITALSTRTLAEHVGLSSGALFRHFPSLDALLEAVVARVESVLDATYPPGELPARDRLDRFVEARSAAVGQRVGMLRLMLSEQFLLALPKSSSARLESCVDKTRSFVHCAVREGQATGEIRADIDASALAAVVMGTTQMLALSTTNPRHGGEAQTVRDGLSALLRPVATRISKKHKKVPTKQALPRRRRRTKETQP; this is translated from the coding sequence ATGGCAGTCTCGCGTCGTAGCTCGGAGGTCCGTCAGGTCGAGCTGACCGACGCGGCACTGCAGATCATCGCGACGCAGGGCATCACCGCGCTGAGCACGCGCACGCTCGCCGAGCATGTCGGTCTCAGCAGCGGAGCCCTGTTCCGCCACTTCCCGTCGCTGGACGCGCTGCTCGAGGCCGTCGTCGCCCGGGTCGAGTCGGTTCTCGACGCAACCTACCCGCCGGGTGAGCTCCCTGCGCGCGATCGGCTGGACCGCTTCGTGGAGGCGCGCAGTGCGGCAGTCGGCCAACGCGTCGGCATGCTGCGGCTCATGCTCTCGGAGCAGTTCCTCCTCGCGCTGCCGAAGAGCAGCTCGGCGCGTCTCGAGTCCTGCGTGGACAAGACCCGGTCGTTCGTGCATTGCGCGGTCCGCGAGGGACAGGCAACGGGCGAGATCCGCGCCGATATCGACGCGTCTGCGCTCGCCGCCGTTGTCATGGGGACCACCCAGATGCTCGCGCTCTCGACTACGAACCCCCGACACGGCGGGGAGGCTCAGACGGTTCGAGACGGCCTCTCCGCGCTGCTCCGGCCCGTGGCAACCCGCATCTCGAAAAAACACAAGAAAGTCCCGACGAAACAAGCTCTACCGCGGCGCCGGCGCCGCACAAAGGAGACCCAGCCATGA